The sequence TCTCTCATGCAAACAACCTCGCAACTCTTTCTATGGCTGTTTTCACCGCAACCCTCGGAACATCCATGATATACGGGTGCCGCCAGATATTTTTCAGATTCCTTACCAGTCTCTGCCGCCTGAATTTGCGGTATATCAGCTGTATCTCGTCCCTGGAGAGCCTCTCGGAGACTATGATTGCGTCCTTATAATTTACTTCGAAGTTTATATTGAGCCTGTCCCAATCCATATCGTCCGAGACAAGTCCCTTTTTACGCGCAATATCCCAAAGCGGGGTTCCGGGAAAAGGCGTTATCACGTAGACATCCACGAGGCTAAGCGGGTTGTCGCGAATAAACGCATACGTCTCCATGATTTCATCAGCCGTTTCGTCCGGCGCGGCTATCACGAACGAAGCGTTTGCCGCTATGCCGCCTTCCGATAAAAGCCTGACCGATTCCCTGTTCTTTTCCACAGAGAACGCATTGCCCTTAAGATACTTAAGCGTCCTCTCGCACCCGGACTCAAGCCCCATGCCGACAGAGACGATATTCATTTCCTTTAATGCCGCTACAACTTCCTTTGTTATTTTCGTGGCAGACGACGAGCACGTGAACTTGACGCGGCCTGGTATATCGGTCTTCTTAAGAAGCGCGGCTATTTCATTTAACCGCTTTGTATTGGCAACAAAAAGGTCGTCGTAGAAGCTTACGAGCTTTACTCCGTACACGTCAACAAGCTCTCTTATCTCTTCTACCACGCGCTCTGCGGAGAAGAAACGAAGCTTATCCCAATAAACCGAGGAAGCGCAAAATACACATCTGTATGGACAGCCCCGCGATGTAAAAAGATAGGAATGATGCCCTATCTTCAAAAGATCCTTGGCAGC is a genomic window of Deltaproteobacteria bacterium containing:
- a CDS encoding B12-binding domain-containing radical SAM protein, translated to MKKILFISAINPLSEVEGRYPDLGLAYLAGALRKAFGRDAFEIRIINGNVTKELLEFKPDVVGIRSVSQNYNIAKKYAVEAKAMGISVMAGGVHISALPHTLSKDMDVGCVGEGEVTIVELMEFFSKEGSFDNKDALSRIKGIVYHDGEEIRRTPDREPIADPDSIPMAAKDLLKIGHHSYLFTSRGCPYRCVFCASSVYWDKLRFFSAERVVEEIRELVDVYGVKLVSFYDDLFVANTKRLNEIAALLKKTDIPGRVKFTCSSSATKITKEVVAALKEMNIVSVGMGLESGCERTLKYLKGNAFSVEKNRESVRLLSEGGIAANASFVIAAPDETADEIMETYAFIRDNPLSLVDVYVITPFPGTPLWDIARKKGLVSDDMDWDRLNINFEVNYKDAIIVSERLSRDEIQLIYRKFRRQRLVRNLKNIWRHPYIMDVPRVAVKTAIERVARLFA